A segment of the Spirochaetaceae bacterium genome:
CAAGTACGGCGGCACGCTGCGGGTGTCGGACGCCACCGGTGCGATGAACCGGCGCGGCCACGAGATGACCAACCAGGAGGTGGACATCTATCTGCTCAAGATGCACCAGGAGACGCGCGAGATCCTGCCCAACATCGCCAAGGGCTACGACGTGTCGGCCGACGGCCTCACGGTGACCCTGGAGCTGCGCCCCGGTACCAAGTGGTCCAACGGCGACCCGTTCATCGTCGACGACATCATGTTCGTGATGGAGGACCTGCGCTGGGATGACCGCGTCGATCCCGGCTGGCGCCCCAACGAGACGCCGCCCACCGCGACCAGCCTCACCAAGATCGACGACTACACGCTGCAGTTCAACCTGTCGGCCCGGGACCACGTTATTATTCCCGGCTGGACCACCTGGAAGGGCGGCAACTACGTGCAGTACGCGCCGAGCACGTTCCTGAAGCAGTGGCACATCCGCTACAACTCGGACGCCCAGAAGCTGGCCGAGGAAGAGGGTTTCGAGACCTGGGCCGAGGCGGTGGTCGCGCACTGGGACATCGTGGTCGGCGTCGGCCTGCTGGAGACGCCCACCATGTTCCCGTGGGTGCCCAAGGAGATCGGCGCGCAGGCGGAGATCTGGGAGCGCAACGCCTACTTCTGGAAGGTCGACCCGGCCGGCCAGCAGCTTCCCTACATCGACCGCGTGCTGTCCACGCCCAACGCCGACGTGGAGGTGTTCAACCTCAAGGCGATCGCCGGCGAGGTGGACTGGGCCATCGCGCAGACCAACTTCGCGTCGCTGCCCGACTACAAGGAGAACGAGGATCGCGGCAACTACAAGATCACGCTCGTTCCCGGTGTCGACGTGGGCCGCGCATTCGGCTTCAACCCCACCTACAAGGATGAGAAGTACCGTGCCCTGTTCCACGACGTGCGTTTCCGGCGCGCCATGTCGGTGGCGCTCGACCGCGACGAACTGAACGAGGTGTACTTCCTCGGTCTCGGCCGCCCGACCGCGGCCACCATCCACTCCGACGCCCGCTTCTACCGACCCGAGTGGCAGACCCTGTGGGCCACCTACGATCCCGATCTGGCCAACCAGCTCCTCGACGAGGTCGGCCTCGACGGGCGCGACCGCGACGGCTTCCGGACCTTCCCGGACGGCTCCAACCTGACCATCCAGGTTGCCGCCCGCACCGGCGGTTCGGTGGACATCAGCAAGCTGTTCGAGATCGAGATCGCGCAATGGGGCGATGTCGGACTGCGCGTGGTGCCGCGCCTGGTGGACAACGCCGCCTGGGGCGAGAACCGCGAACAGGACGAGTTCATGCTGCAGCCGGGCGTCATCGACGCCATCACCGAGTTCTGGAACTGGATCAACGACGGTGCCGGTTCCGGCGGCGTCGGCCTGCACGGCGACTTCAACATGGCCGGCAGCTACGACATCTGGGAGACCGCGCGCGTGGCGATCGAACGCGGCGAGCGCAAGCTGGAGGACTACGGCGGCGAGTTGCCCGGCACCGAGCCGCCCGAGGAGTGGAAGCGCTACTTCCAGTGGCAGCGCGATTTCGGGGCATCCGAATTCGGCACCCCCGAATGGGTCGAGATCGCGCAGAAGATGTACGACTGGACCGGCGACAACGTGTTCGTCATCGGCACCGTCGGCGAGGCGCCCGCGGTCCTGCTCACCAGCCAGGACCTGCGCAACGTGCCGACCGAGTTCCCGGTCTCCAACACCGACTGGAAGGGCAACCTGATGTACTGGGCCGACCAACTCTGGTTCGACCGCGAATAGCCTTTCCCGCAACCTGACGATGAGGGCCGGCCGCCAAATGGCCGGCCCTCATCTTTCGCACCCCTCCGTAGTGCGCCAGCGTCAGTTGCCATCGATGCATGTTCGCGCTACAAAGGATGCGACAGGAGCCTGAACTGCCAATGCGTCTCCAGATCAGTCCTCGGAACCACGAGCACATCAACCGCAAGATCTCCTCTGGGCGCTATGGTTCTGCCGATGACGTGCTCCAGGCGGCGCTGGCTTTGCTCGACGAACGCGAAGCAGCGCTGGCCGGGGAGCTTCGTGACGTGCAGGAACAGGTGGAGAACGCCACCGCACAAGCGGATGCCGGCGAACTGGTTCCCGCGGCGGAGGTATTCGCCGAACTCCGGCACCGCACAGCCGCTTGGCGGGAGTTGGCACTCCCAGCTCGCTGGAAACAGCAAACACGGAGCATCGGCGATGGAGCCGGCGGTGGTTGTAGCCGCTCGTCGTGGTCAGACGCTACATCCTGCCGATAGAGAAACGATGATCGCCGTGTTGCTGGCCTGCGCGACGATATTGGTGGTGATCGGCGCCGTTTGCTGGTGGGCCGACTATCGAACCCGCTTGCAGGGGAGACGCACTGATGTTCCAGGACCCGAAGACACGGGCGACTGGAAGGATGTTCCGTTCTAAAGGCGGGGCCGACCCACGCTCATCGTTACGCACCGCGCCGGCGCGGCTGGCCGACCGCATCCTGGTGCTGGACGGGGGGCGCATCGTCGAAGACGGCACCCACGAGCAACTCCTCGCCCGCCGTGGCCTGTACCATCGTATGTTCACCGCCCAGGCCGCTTGGTACCGGCGGAATTGACGCCGCCCGCGGGTGAGTGCGTTAGCTTGTGAGCGTGGGGCGCTGCTGGTACGGTTGATCGCGTGGCGGGTTCCCGGTTCTCCACCGATGTTCTGGATCGGGCGATCGAGCGGCGGCGGCGCGCTGCCGAGCAGTTCAGGACGGCGATGAGAGCGCGCCTGGTGCAGGCGCTGGAGGCTGCCCCGGTGCCGGTCGAGCAGGCGATCATCTTCGGCTCCATAGATCGCCCCGGCCGCTTCGACGCCAATTCGGACATCGATGTCGCCGTCGGCGAGCTTCCGGCGCGCGACTACTTCACGCTCAAAGGCCGCCTGGAGCTTGCCCTGTGCCGGGAAGTCGACCTGGTAGAGCTCGACCGTTGCCACTTCGCGGCGAGCATCCGGCGCACCGGAACGACATGGACGAGGCGCGCTACGTAGTCTTCGCCGCCGAAGCGCGTGCTCAACTGCGGCGGATCGCGCTCAACCACGAGCGCATCGACCACCGCGAGCGGGAGAGCGCCGTGGCAGGGCTGGAGAGTCTGGGCTACCAGCTTCACAACCTGTACGGCGCGATCGAGGAGTTGTTCGAGCTGGTGGCGGCGTCGTTCGAGAATCAGCTTCAGGAGAATCAGCTTCAGGGTGGTGGCGGGTACCACATCGAGTTGCTCAGACGCATGACCATGGACGTCGACAAGGTGCGGCCGCGGGTGATTTCGGATCGCACCCTGAACGCGCTCAACTCGTTGCGCGGCTTCCGCCACGTGTTTCGTCATGCCTACGGCGGAGGACTGGATCGGCGCAGGATCCGCCCTGCTTGTCGAAGACGCGCGCGCGGTGCGCGAGCCGCTCGCTGCCGAGGTGCAGGCCTTCATTGCTGCCGTGGCACCCGCCGATGCCTGACTGTCGCACGGCGAATATCACGGTAGGGGATGGGCCCTGCGTAGTCCCTGGCGACGCCGTGCGTGCCGGTGCCGAGATGCCGCCGATGCCGCCGCGGCCGGCGTGACGCTCCCCCCAGTCGGTGTATGCTGTGCTCATCAGGGTGATGAGGTGATGACGGCATGAGCGGCGACACCCTAGCGGTGCTGGGCGTCGGAGTGACGCTGTTGGCCGCGATCCTGACGTTCGGCTTCGCGTTGCTGGGCGCGCACCGCACCACGCGGGCCACCGTGAACGCCCGCATGGACCGCATGGATCAGCGCATGGACCGCATGGAAACGGCCTTGAACGATCTGAGGCGAGACGTGACGGATATCGACCGTCGCCTGTCGCGCATCGAAGGAGCGGTGTTGGGCCCGTGGCGCCCGGAGCCGCCCACAGAGCCACTACCGGAGCGGGACGCGCGCCAGGAGCCGGTGCCGGCGGCCGGCACCGGCAGCCCCCGGCAATAGACCGCAAGCGCGTACGCGTCGCCGCGAACGACCCCGCCGCCGCCGAACCGATCATCCGCAACACCGGCACCGCATGGTACGCACCGTAAACCTGTCGACACGTCGCCGCCGGCACGGGCGCGGACGCGCGTACCCCGATTGCGGTAGCATCGCGCCTGAGAGAGAGCGAGAGGAGGAGAATCGTCATGAGCGAGTACATTCCGAGTCCGGCGCAGTGGGTGCGAGACCAGGTGGAGTTGTACGAGGGCAGCGGCGGCACCGAGGGGCTGACCCTGCGCGATACCGGGTTGCCGGTAATCATCGTGACCCATGTCGGCAACAAGACCGGCGCCATCCGCAAGACGCCGTTGATGCGCGTGGCGGACGGTGACGGTTACGTGCTGATCGGGTCGCAGGGAGGCGCGCCCAAGAACCCGGTGTGGGTGTACAACCTGCGCGCCAACCCGGGGGTGACGATCCGCGATGCGACGGCGGTGCAGGAGATGCGGGCGCGTGAGGTGCATGATGACCCGGAGCGGGCCAGGCTGTGGGCCCTTGCCGAGGCCGCCTTCCCGCCCTACACCGACTACCAGAACAAGACCGCGCGCCGGATTCCGGTATTCCGAGCCGAACCCGTCACCTGAGCGGCCTGTACATGCAGTAGCCGCGCGGCACCGCCCGCACTGCTTCGGTTGGTTGACCGGGGCCGGGTGCGTCGCTAAGGTTCCCCGTTGTCGGGGATCGAAGAGCCGTGATTCAATACTTCATACGCCGCGTCGGCTACATGCTGGTAACCCTGCTGGGAATATCGATCCTGGCGTTCGTCATCATCCAGGCGCCGCCGGGCGACTATCTCGACATCTACATCCAGCAGCTTCGCGAGCGCGGCATCGAGACCGACCGCGAGGAACTGGCCGGCCTGGAGGCGCGCTACGGGCTCAATCAGCCGGTTCTGGTCCAGTACTTCAAGTGGATGGGCAACCTGATCACTCTTGACCTGGGCAAATCGCTGGCCACGCAACAGAGGGTGATCGACATCCTCGGCGAACGGGTGCCGCTGACCGCCATGATCACGCTGCTCACCACGGTGTTCACCTTTGCCGTGGCGATCCCGATCGGCATCTACGCCGCCACCCACCAGTACTCGCTGACCGACTACTCGGTGTCGACGCTCGGCTTCATCGGCCTGGCCACGCCCAACTTCCTGCTCGCCCTGATCCTGATGTTCCTGGCCAGCCGCTGGCTGGGGGTCAGCATCGGCGGCCTGTACTCGCCGGAGATGGTGACGGCGCCGTTCAGCCTGGCCAAGCTGTGGGACCTGATCAAGCACCTGCCGGTGCCGATCATCGTGGTGGGCACCGCCGGAACTGCGGGGCTGATCCGCATCATGCGCGCCACCATGCTCGACGAGCTGCGCAAGCAATACGTGATCACGGCGCGGTCGAAGGGCGTCGAAGAGGGGCGCTTGCTGTTCAAGTACCCGGTGCGGATCGCGGTCAATCCCCTGGTCAGCACCATCGGCTGGCTGCTGCCGGAGATCATCTCCGGGGAGACCGTCACCGCGGTCGTCCTGAGTCTGCCCACCGTGGGGCCGCTGCTGCTCACCGCCCTGCTGCAGCAGGACATGTACCTGGCCGGCAGCATCATCATGGTGCTGAGCCTGCTCGTCGTGATCGGGACGCTGATCTCCGACATGCTGCTGGCGGTGGTCGATCCGCGCATCCGGATGGAGCGCAAGGCGGCGGCGTGAGCACGGGTCTCGACCTGCCGGTACCGGAAACCGCCGCCACCGACCAACGGCAGGAGCAGTACTTCGTCGCCTCCCAGTGGCAATTGGTGTGGCGCAAGTTCCGCCGCCACCACCTGGCGTTGCTGGGCATGAGCATCCTCGCCGTGCTCTACCTCCTGGCGGCGTTCGCCGAGTTCTTCGCCCCCTACGACAAGCTGCTGCGCAACACCGACCTGCGCTTCGCGCCGCCGCAGCGGATCCGGATCTTCGAGAACGGCCGGCTCACCGCGCCCTTCGTGTATGGCTACACCACCGAGCGCAACCCGGAGACCTTCCGCGAGGAGTTCACGGTCGACGAGAGCCAGCGGTTCCGCGTCGGCCTGTTCGTGCGCGCCGGCGAGTACCGCCTGTGGGGCCTGTTCAAGACCGACCTGCACTTTTTCGGCACCCGCGACGAGGGCGGTTACGTGTACCTGCTCGGTACCGAGCGGCTCGGTCGCGACGTGTTGTCGCGCATCATCATCGCGTCGCGCATCTCGCTGAGCGTCGGCCTGGTAGGGGTGTTCATCGCCTTCATACTCGGCTGCCTGCTCGGCGGCCTGTCAGGCTATCTCGGCGGCTGGGTGGACAACACCATCCAGCGGCTGGTGGAGATCCTGATCTCGGTGCCCACCATCCCGCTGTGGCTGGCGCTGAGCGCCGCCCTGCCCGCGACCTGGTCGATCGTTGCCGTCTACTTCGGCATCACGGTGATCCTGTCGCTGATCGGCTGGACCGGGTTGGCGCGCGTGGTGCGCGGCAAGCTGCTGGAGGTGCGCGAAGCCGACTTCGTGCTCGCCGCACGCATCGCCGGCAAGCGCGAGATGCCGATCATCCGCGAGCACCTGCTGCCCTCGTTCACCAGCTACCTGGTAGTGGACATGTCGCTGCGCATCCCGGGCATGATCCTCGGCGAAACCGCGCTGAGTTTCCTCGGTTTCGGCATTCGCCCACCGGCGGTGAGCCTCGGGTCGCTGCTGATCGATGCCCAGAACGTGGCCACCCTCACCACCCACCCGTGGATGCTGATGCCCGCGCTGCTGGTGATCGTGATCGTGCTGTGCTTCAACTTCGTCGGCGACGGCCTGCGCGACTCCGCCGACCCCTACCATTAGGCTGCTATCAGGCCACCGGGACGAAGGTGAGGTAGCGCAGCAGGGCGCCGGCGAGCGACATCAGCCGGGAGAACACTGGTACGCCGACGATGCCAAGCAGGATCAGCCCGAGCAGCAGGTAGGAGCCGAAGCGCGCGTTGTAGTGGCGGTAGGCGTCGGCGGCGCGCGCCGGCAGCAAGTGGGGCAGGATGTAGTGGCCGTCGAGCGGGCCGAGCGGGATCAGGTTGAACAGCATCAGCAGCAGGTTGACCCGCGCCAGCAGCACGAAGAAGGTCACCGGCCCCTCGCTGAAGAACAGGTCCACGCCGGCGGCGCGCAGCAGCAGGAACAGGTTCCAGGTCACCACGGCG
Coding sequences within it:
- a CDS encoding ABC transporter permease — encoded protein: MIQYFIRRVGYMLVTLLGISILAFVIIQAPPGDYLDIYIQQLRERGIETDREELAGLEARYGLNQPVLVQYFKWMGNLITLDLGKSLATQQRVIDILGERVPLTAMITLLTTVFTFAVAIPIGIYAATHQYSLTDYSVSTLGFIGLATPNFLLALILMFLASRWLGVSIGGLYSPEMVTAPFSLAKLWDLIKHLPVPIIVVGTAGTAGLIRIMRATMLDELRKQYVITARSKGVEEGRLLFKYPVRIAVNPLVSTIGWLLPEIISGETVTAVVLSLPTVGPLLLTALLQQDMYLAGSIIMVLSLLVVIGTLISDMLLAVVDPRIRMERKAAA
- a CDS encoding ABC transporter permease, which translates into the protein MSTGLDLPVPETAATDQRQEQYFVASQWQLVWRKFRRHHLALLGMSILAVLYLLAAFAEFFAPYDKLLRNTDLRFAPPQRIRIFENGRLTAPFVYGYTTERNPETFREEFTVDESQRFRVGLFVRAGEYRLWGLFKTDLHFFGTRDEGGYVYLLGTERLGRDVLSRIIIASRISLSVGLVGVFIAFILGCLLGGLSGYLGGWVDNTIQRLVEILISVPTIPLWLALSAALPATWSIVAVYFGITVILSLIGWTGLARVVRGKLLEVREADFVLAARIAGKREMPIIREHLLPSFTSYLVVDMSLRIPGMILGETALSFLGFGIRPPAVSLGSLLIDAQNVATLTTHPWMLMPALLVIVIVLCFNFVGDGLRDSADPYH
- a CDS encoding ABC transporter substrate-binding protein; the encoded protein is MTLFMNRLLALGLVMAAPAMLMAGGESDSGTASSGAVAMAAPGQFSEAPMLAAMVAAGELPPLEERIAADPVVQEMLADGVGKYGGTLRVSDATGAMNRRGHEMTNQEVDIYLLKMHQETREILPNIAKGYDVSADGLTVTLELRPGTKWSNGDPFIVDDIMFVMEDLRWDDRVDPGWRPNETPPTATSLTKIDDYTLQFNLSARDHVIIPGWTTWKGGNYVQYAPSTFLKQWHIRYNSDAQKLAEEEGFETWAEAVVAHWDIVVGVGLLETPTMFPWVPKEIGAQAEIWERNAYFWKVDPAGQQLPYIDRVLSTPNADVEVFNLKAIAGEVDWAIAQTNFASLPDYKENEDRGNYKITLVPGVDVGRAFGFNPTYKDEKYRALFHDVRFRRAMSVALDRDELNEVYFLGLGRPTAATIHSDARFYRPEWQTLWATYDPDLANQLLDEVGLDGRDRDGFRTFPDGSNLTIQVAARTGGSVDISKLFEIEIAQWGDVGLRVVPRLVDNAAWGENREQDEFMLQPGVIDAITEFWNWINDGAGSGGVGLHGDFNMAGSYDIWETARVAIERGERKLEDYGGELPGTEPPEEWKRYFQWQRDFGASEFGTPEWVEIAQKMYDWTGDNVFVIGTVGEAPAVLLTSQDLRNVPTEFPVSNTDWKGNLMYWADQLWFDRE
- a CDS encoding nucleotidyltransferase domain-containing protein, which gives rise to MAGSRFSTDVLDRAIERRRRAAEQFRTAMRARLVQALEAAPVPVEQAIIFGSIDRPGRFDANSDIDVAVGELPARDYFTLKGRLELALCREVDLVELDRCHFAASIRRTGTTWTRRAT
- a CDS encoding type II toxin-antitoxin system ParD family antitoxin, encoding MRLQISPRNHEHINRKISSGRYGSADDVLQAALALLDEREAALAGELRDVQEQVENATAQADAGELVPAAEVFAELRHRTAAWRELALPARWKQQTRSIGDGAGGGCSRSSWSDATSCR
- a CDS encoding nitroreductase family deazaflavin-dependent oxidoreductase; this encodes MSEYIPSPAQWVRDQVELYEGSGGTEGLTLRDTGLPVIIVTHVGNKTGAIRKTPLMRVADGDGYVLIGSQGGAPKNPVWVYNLRANPGVTIRDATAVQEMRAREVHDDPERARLWALAEAAFPPYTDYQNKTARRIPVFRAEPVT
- a CDS encoding site-2 protease family protein is translated as MIELLFRGEVLLFALLVAALIASLSVHEFGHAYVAKLNGDRTAEYAGRLTLNPVRHIDPMGLAMVVLVGFGYARPVPTDPRNFRTPRADLWIAAAGPAANLLLAVVTWNLFLLLRAAGVDLFFSEGPVTFFVLLARVNLLLMLFNLIPLGPLDGHYILPHLLPARAADAYRHYNARFGSYLLLGLILLGIVGVPVFSRLMSLAGALLRYLTFVPVA